The genome window gtgtgtgtgtgtatatacagccttactgtgtgtgtgtgtgtatgtgtgtatatacagccttactgtgtgtgtgtgtgtgtgtatatatacagccttactgtgtgtgtgtgtgtgtgtgtgtgtgtgtgtgtatatacagccttactgtgtgtgtgtgtgtgtgtgtatatatacagccttactgtgtgtgtgtgtgtgtgtgtgtgtgtatatatatacagccttactgtgtgtgtgtgtgtgtgtgtgtgtatatacagctttactgtgtgtgtgtgtgtgtgtgtgtacaaccttactgtgtgtgtgtgtgtatacagcctgtgtgtgtgtgtgtgtgtgtgtatatacagctttactgtgtgtgtgtgtacaaccttactgagtgtgtgtgtcctaactgagtgtgtgtgtgtgtcctaactgAGTGTGTCCCGTGTGTCCCCTcaggagaaggagcagcagcagaggcAGCTGGACCCGGCCAGCTCCCGTAGCTCCCAGCGGCCGTGTGACAGACGCCCCGGCCAGGACGAGGTGTGTTCACGCCCCCGAGAGGAGAACCATGCCACGCCCTTGTATTTACCTCCCAGTCTTCCCTGTGAGGGCCCAGATaactaatggtgtgtgtgtgtgtgtgcaggaccccCTGAGGGCAGTGGAGGACGtggtgcagagagaggaggaggtgcacaGACAGGCGCTGCTggcggagcagaggagagaggaggagagactccTGCAGGAGGAGCGCCAccaagaggagctggagagactgAAGGCTGTGGAGGGTTAGTATTCACCCAGGGGAGAGCAGAGCTAGCTCCCTGCTCCGTACCCATATCAaaaccctcctcacccccttcgCTTCAAATCACCAGAGGATGTTGttctgaggaggaggactggagaCGGATCCCTCTGCAGTGTGGAGAGACGGTACTCTGGGAACACAGGGAAAAGGAGGCCTTTGAGCTTTCAGGAGAAATCAAGATCAGAGTGAATTGTGAAGGGCAACCAAACACTGCTTCACATGTTCCCCTCTCAGCTCTGCCTGGTGATGGATCTGCAGACCACAGCCTGGGCACCGTGATCTGTTTAGGCAGAGGAATGTTCAGGCATTTTAATCACCGGggctcgatctctctctctctctctctctctctctctcgctctctctctctctctctctctctctctctctctctctctctctctctctctctctctctctcgctctctctctcgctctctctctcgctctctgactttccccccttctctctctttccctcttttttccatgtctctgcctctcttcccctctttctctttccctcactctctcttccttctctctttccctctctgatgtcatctgtcaggggTTAATTAACTGCTGATTGTGCTTGTGTGGAGGAGCCTCATCAATGTTTAACAGGCTGGGTCTCCTCCTGGATGGACCCTGTGTGGAATCCTCTCTCAAACATCTTTAATCCCCCCTGCAGGGGGCTGGCGAGAGCCTGCCTTTCATGTCAGCggatacacacaccctctcttctcctctttcttctctcctccggtcctctctctgttcctcctccttttgATCAGCTGCGTGGTGGAGGTGGGTGTAGCGCGGGGCTCCCCTGGGGCGTCTCCGTGCGCTCTGTGTGCTCCGCGAGCAGCgtgcgcgcggggggggggggggggggggggggggctgggggctgcagGCGTGGGCAACAGGTGAAACCCGGCCCTGTTTGAAGAACTCAACAGAACTCAAGTCATGCTGCTGCTACAGAGGAAAACCCATCCTCAGCGAGCTTCCCTGGTCCAGGCTGGGTGGATGAGGGTTCCTGCCGTAGCCCCGGGGGGTTGAAGGCCTGGGTGGATGAGGGTTCCTGCCGTAGCCCCGGGGGGTTGAAGGCCTGGGTGGATGAGGGTTCCTGCCGTAGCTCCACCAGCTGTGCTGTTGTACGGCTTCATCCCTGGAGCGGACttgttgtgtgtgctgtggtagcTGGTGCTAACTACCATCATCGCTAGCACCATGGTGGTTATTGTGTATAACTGACTTTTTCCCTCCCTGtcttttcacccccccccccccccccctccccctccagagcgGGCGCGCAGGAGGAAGCTGCGTGAGGAGAGGGCGTGGCTGCTGTCTCAGGGGAAGGATCTTCCTCCAGAGCTGCTCCACCTGGAGCCGCACTCCCCCGTCCGCCGCGCTCGCAGGACCAAAGAGTTGTAAGACCCGCCATCgcacttcctgttctctctgcccttcttgttctctctcaGCTTCCTGTTCTCTTTCCACTTCCTGATCTCTCTCCGCTTCCTGttcatccgctcgctctgcccTGTCTGTCAGGACCAACGTTGTCACGTCTCATACATTGAACGCAAGCTAACGCATGACATTTCTTGCCTTTTGTGCCTTTCTTTGCAGTTATGAAATCGATGACGACTACACTGCTTTGTACAAAGGTATGgacattttcatattaaatcaatCATAGAATAAGTATAATCGTCGACATCTTACCCGCAGATTTACCTCGGGTGTATTGATCGGGCGTTGTGTAACTTAtagcctcttctcctccaccttctgcctccaccctcctccaccttctgccTCCACCCGCCTCCACcttctgcctccaccctcctccaccttctgcctccaccctcctccaccttctgcctccaccttctgcctccaccctcctccaccttctgcctccaccctcctccaccttctgcctccaccctcctcccctcccagtgcTGGAGACCCTGAAGGCCCACAAGGATGCCTGGCCGTTCCTTGAGCCGGTGGACGACTCCTACGCGCCCAACTACCATGATCTGATCCAGGTAGCTACCCAGCCTGTAGCTGCTGAGAGCTAACCACCTGCTGCTGGGAAACGCCACAGAGACTAAACCCACTTCTGGAATTCAAAACACCAAAATAAAGGGTTCTGATTCCAAAAATCTGTTGGTTCCAGAAATTGGGTTAGGGATAGGTTAAACAATCAATTTTAAGGTTAaacaaaaggttaaacaattccCCCCGAAATTCTTAGAGAAGTAACAATGTCTTGGTGTAACCCAGTTGAAAATATGGTTTGGTTTATTAAAGAGTTATTTTGGTACAGTTGTATAATATTGTCATACTGTTGAAATGTGTTGAAGAATCCAATGTTATTTGAAGTGTGTTAATGTATtatgaatgttttattttaatgaCCTGTTGCATGGCCAATCAGGAGTAAGGGGTGTGTGCCAAGGTAAAAAGGGGGGGGTTCAGTTAATGAAAATGTGTCTATTTAGGAAACACAAACTGATACAGTAAAGTATATTATAGTTAAACGAACACAGGGCCCTACTACAGTCAGGGAGATGAAAGAGGCTCCATTGTCATTTAGGTGTGACGATCAGGCACGTGGCCCCTAGTGTTGATCAGGACGTCTTCTGTCCCCAGACGCCTATGGACCTGTCCACCATCGAGAGGAAGCTGAACCAGGGGGACTACGTCGCCAAGGAGGAGTTTGTGGCCGACGTCAAGCTCATGTTTGAGAACTGCATGGAGTACAACGGAGAGGACAGTGGTGAGAAACACAACATGAAGGACTTCTCCCTCAAACACCACCtgcagcccctctccccctgcagcaGCTCCCTTGCATTCAGAAGTGTGACCGAATGTTTTCGGATGAGTTTGGATGTGGTCTATGACAGACTGAGGCTCAAATCAATCTCACTAAGTGCTCTTAGAGACagactggagaggagggaatgCACGCTTTTGGGGAAAGAAGATttcagagaggagtggggggtggtagagagagagagagggagagagaggagtggggggtggtagagagagagagcgagagaggagtggggagtggtagaaggaggagtggggggtggtagaaggagagagaggccatgGCTTGGCCAATGCTGACAGTGATTAATGAGGAGAGATTGAGCCTTGCTCCAGGGCTCGGGGGTTGGGTGggcaggagggttgggggggggctggagggggctttAGGGGGCTGGGGACAGGCTGCTGGGCCCTGCCTGCACTGCCAGAGACATTCCAGCCCCTAAGCCCCCTGTCTggaaccatccatccatctgaatGCTCACCCCAGGGACAGgcgtgggggggtggtgggggcagaGGTCAACAAACGCCCCCTGACCAGGTCAGCTAGCCTACTCTAGCTGAAGAacagagtagtgtgtgtgtgtgtgtgtgtgtgtgtgtgtgtgtgtgtgtggtgcatacAGATGaagctctggtgtgtgtgtgtgtgtgtgcacatatggCATACAGATATGActcttgtgcgtgcgtgtgcacgctCGTCATCAGGTGTTAGTGAGGGGTCTGTTTGAGTGTGAAAAGGAATCAATCCTGGACCTGTCTgtgattcctgtgtgtgtactcgtgtgttcctgcgtgtctcaccgctcccccctcctgctcccccagaGTACACCATCATGGCCGAGTCCCTGGAGCGCTGCTTTAGCCGTGCGCTGCTCAAACACCTCCCCGCGGAGGACGCCGACACGGACGAGGAGTTCCACGTCAGCGGCGAGGAGCGCGAGCGCAAGGAGAAGAGGCGGAGCCGCGGCCAGAAGCAGGCGGGGCCTGGGAGCCTGATCAGGGCCACCGAACAGGCCCAGCAGCGCAAGAGGACGGCCCACGGGGGCAAGGGCAGCACccctgtggaggagcaggggggcaaGCCCACccacctgcccccgcccccacactgGGCCAGCAGGCCTCCTCACCCCCATGGCTTGCACCCTGGACAAGGGCACCCTGGACAAGGGCACCCTGGACAAGGGCACCCTGGACAAGGGCACCCTGGACAAGGGCACCCTGGACAAGGGCACCCTGGACAAGGGCACCCTGGACAAGGGCACCCTGGCAGCAACGTGAGGCCTGGGATGTACCACCCTGGACACCAGGTGTGTGTTATCTGGTAGCTAGAACCGTGTTATGTTGGAGGGGAGAGTGTGCGACCATTAGAAATGGGGAGAACTTTGACACACAGGAGAAAATTTGGATAGTTGGTTAACTAGGGATTTGCTCTTTCCAATGTGTAGCAAGACTGAACTTCTCCAACCCCTTTCCAGCTTCAtcggccccctggcccccccatGTATGGCCAGAGGATGCCCATGGACCCTCGGTCCTCCTACCCTGGGCAGGGGGGGCACACACCCCAGCCTGGGGACCCCAGTGCACACTGCATGCCCCCCGGCTACAACATGCAGGTATGgagacctccctggagacacacTAAGGCTGGTTTACTGGCAACTAAACAAAGTCTTGTAATATTCGTCCTATACTCTTTGATATACTTGCGCTTTTACACTGCGTGGGATCTGCTCAACTTGACTCGCCTTTTTTGGGGTGTTTTCCATTGTGCACATCTGGTAGCTAGTCGCTAGTAGGCTACCTGGTATTTTTCTTTGAAACTgccaatcatttacatttagatttagtcatttagcagacgctcttatccagagcgacttacagtaagtacagatacatctccccgaggcaagtagggtgaagtgccttgcccaaggacacaacataatttggcgaactggcaaccttcagattactagcccgattccctaaccgctcagccacctgactcccagatcaAATCGAGGTTCCAATCGAGGTGAAGTGATGAAGGTTGACGTGAAAACACTGCAGATATCTGATTTGTCGGAGAGAATGGCGACACAGGACACTGTGCAAATCCGCCATTTATAAATCAAATGGAGCGTGCTACAAGCGACAGCCAATCATTGTGTTCGGTTGCACCATCGACATGTGACACAATAACAAACATCGTGGAGTGAGATAAAGAGTTCAGACGGCGAGAACATtgttgatgaaaaaggacaatttGCAATATATCTGCAACATCTCAAAATACAATTATTACATACGTGCCTTGATAAGTAAAGTGGTTCAATAAAAATAAAGGGGTTAAGTTGAGCCTTTTCTCTTcgggtgtatatatatataaaataggtcataaaaaatgtaatcaaCTGAAATGAAACATTTTATCCTGATGAATCATTTCATTAATATCATCCAACACTAATTACAAGGTTACTCATATTAAACCTAATTTAATAACATCTTATCTGTAACCACCTAGCTGGGGACATGATTTTCAAGCAGTGATCTTGTgaacagatcaggttttaactGAGGGGATATTCTGATGGGTTCTCTTGTGTTGCAGCATCACATGGTCGACAGCCATCATCACGTGGGCCCCAGGTACCAGATGGGTCCAGATCCCCGTCACCTCCAGCCCTCGCCCCAGCCTCCATACATGGGCCCAACCCACGGcccctccctgggcccccgGCCCCTGGCCCTGCAGTCCGGGGGcctctgcaccccccctccGGAGGCGAGCATGTACCCATCTCGCCAGCGGCCCGAGGGCCACACAATGCACCCCTTGGGGAACCGGTACCCGAGACCCGAGGGCCTGGGTCGCCATGGTTACCCCAGCTACTGCCCCCCTGGCATGTGGCCCGGCATGAACCACCAGGGCCCAGAGAGGCCTGCAGGCGGCCCTGGAATGCAGGACCCCAGCATGGGCAACCAGCTCCACTACAACCCCCacggcccccctcctccacaccacatGCCCCCCAAGCCCTGGCCGGAGCAGGCCGCCCACCCAGGCTACCCTCCCCACAGCGCCCAGTACCGCATGCCCACATCCGTGAGCTCTCCCGGGCCCATGGGCCCCCGGGCCCTCCTGGGGCCCCAGGACTCCTCCAGGCCTCGCCTGGCCTCCATGCTGGAGAGCCCAGAGATGCTGGCCCTGCAGCAGCTGtcagcctcctccagaccccctgcTGCAACCCCTCCACAGCACATGGGCAACTTTCAGCAGCAGCCGCCAGGGCCCCCACAGGGAGTTGGCAGCgccccagcctctcaccccgcccctcacccccctgctcACCCGGAGATTCAGCTGCTGCGCCCTGCCAGAGACAATgggccagacagccagcctgcCACTCAGCCACACGCTACGCTGCCTAAAGGTACACAACAACCTTCTCACAacaacctcctctctctccgtttctctggttctctctcacacaccctctctcgcacgcactctctctgtccctttctctcagtctctctctctctctctctctctctctctctctctctctctctctctctctctctctgtctctctctctctctgtgtctctggaaaaCATATGTATCAGTTCTTAGACCTGGGATGTTGTCTTTATTTCATAAGCaatcccccctcaaccccctccaATTTGATTTTAATTATTTCTCACAGTAAGTGGCCAATTGAATATTCATTAGTTCAGTGAAGTGACAAGCTTTGAGGGCATGAGTAAGCGGAGGACATTTCATCACTAGAGGTACTCTACAAAAACTCCATCTGGTTCCCATCTCTCAATGCATGCTCAACGCGGAGAAACTATTTTAAAGAACAAATTTAATCAAACATCACTGTTCAACCTTCAGATCCTTGAGTTGTGTAAGCAGTGAGCAGAGGATGACTTTGCTCACGGTGTAAACACATTTTAACGTACTATTAACAGGTACTATTAACAACCCAATTTTCTTTGTTCACTCGACAGGTTCGACGTTGGATCCCAAGATGGCCACCAACCAGGTGCCGCATGTCTCCCGTGTCCATGGCGACCAGGAGCGCCGCCCCGTCCCCAGCCCCTCTAGGCCCAGCGAGGGCTTgcagagccccccccctccagcccccagctgggacagaggagcccaggagagcaggagcagagagccactgtctgAAGCACCAGGACACCCAGGGATCTCCGATGGCCACagccaggagagggagacgagCCGGGGCCAGGATGCCCTCCAGGGCTCCCCCCAGCCGCAGAACCGGCCCACGCCGCCTCCAAACGGCTGTTCCACGGCTCCTGCACATCCTAGCAACAACGGAGCCCCACAGGGCACGCGTCATCCCCAGGATGGCTCCCAGCAGCCTACCCAGAATGCCCAGCAgcagcctgctcctcagcctgGCTCCTCAGACAGCACAGCTCCCCAGAACGCCCATCAACAGTTCTCCCGCAGCGCCCTGaatcccaacctccctccacaTCTCGCTCTGAACGTCCACCAGCCAAACCCTCAGAACCATCCCCTACAACAACTGGGCCACCAGCAGAACCCCCTCCAGCAAGGTCCTCCCCAGCCCGGCCCCATGCACAGCATGCCCCAGAGTGCTCCCCCACAGGGGCCTAAGCCCACGCCCCCCCAGCcggcccccctcacctccctgccccccagtcACCCCGCGCCTCAGAtggccccccagcccagcccggccGACCAGGGGGACCAGAAGCCCAGTGAGCCCACCGGCAGAGGCgatcctgggggaggaggaggaggcagctcTGGTCCGCAGCAGCACAGCAACCCCGGCATGGTGAAGACCGCAGCCCCCAACGGCATCTACAGACAGCAGGCCTTCAGCCCCAAGCCTAACACCCAGCTAGGGGGCAGCGTGGCCAGGCAAGGGCCCGGACCTAGGGGCCCGTCCCCGGGGCACAATCCAGCTATGCCCTCCCAAACCCAGGAACAGGAGAATGGAGGCATGGCCCAGTACGCCAGCCCTCCTCACGGTCATTACAGCCAACCAATGGGCCGGCCCATGCCTCCCTCTCAACGCCAGCCGTACCCGAACCAAACCGTGCACCAGGCCATGGCCAGCCCGCACCACAGCCCAGCCCGCTACCACACCTACAGCCAGCAGGGGGCCGTGTTCCCCTACCACATGGCTGGCCAGCAGCACCCTCAAGGCAGCCCCAACATGTACCCTCCCCAGTACCAGCAGCAACACTTCTACTCCCAGGCTCAGGCCCAGGGCACCAGCCAGGTGGGGTACCCCTCCGACGAGTGGCACCGCCCCCAGTACCAGCCCCGCCACCCCATGCCCTCCGCCAACGGCCGCCTGAAGGAGAGCAGCGTGTCTCCTCTGGGCTCCGAGGGCTCCAGCGGCGGCctgctctcccccagccccctgccgGAGGTCCACCACGCGGGGGACGGGCAGGACGGCGGGGCCGGGAGCCCCGCCAAGCTGGCCCGTCTGGAGGAGGGCACCGAGCGCCCGGAGAGCCCCAAGCAGATCCTGGACCTGGACAGCCACAACGCCGCCTCCCGCAGGCGCGGCCAGCACCCCTCGGCCGCCCCCGCCGGCTACCTGTACGACCCCCGTACAATACACCCTGGCATGCAGCAGGGCGGCGCTCCGCCCCCACACATGATGTCCCGGGGCCCCTACCAGAGCCAGGCCTACCCGAGAGGGCCCTACGCCTCCCAgagaccccacccccacctgatGGAGGCCTTGCAGAGGCCCCAGCAGCTGCCCTACTCCCCGGGGCAGAGCCATCGCATGGGCCTGGCCGTGTACAGACACCCCCAGGCCGGTGGGCATTACCAGGGCATGATGGTGCAGCAGAGGGCCCTGGCCCCAGAACACTACCTGCACCCAGGGTAAGGGAGACACAGCGGAGATCAGACCTGTTTATGTTGTACATGTATTTTAGGGCATTTTTGCTTcatggggctagagagacagtgcagggggacagggaagggaggggagagagagaggagaggaaatgcaGGAAATGGCCAGGGCTGGAATTGAACCCAGATCCCTGTGGAAAGGCCTCAACCTGCATGGTATGCTCTTAACCAGGGAGCCACACACactaaagcccaatttatacttaggtcgcagacacttttgaaaaggtcgccgacagaaatgacgtctcggtcgacacttttaaccgtcgcttagaagtgtcgcctaccaggagaaatttctactggcgtGGATGTCGTCACATAATGGAAAAATTAAAATtgtcagtttctccgattgatcacctaggctacaaagcgttaacaatgtaaccatagctgtgaatgtaacggtaaaatgagtctgtttacgtcacgcgaaccttgagcacaggcgactgtttgccgaagtataaatgcagcagcctgagcgacactttctttttttcgtcggcgaccatttcaaaagtgtccgcgacctaagtacattacattacattacatttagtcatttagcagacgctcttatccagagcgacttacagtaagtacagggacattcccccgaggcaattagggtgaagcgccctgcccaaggacacaacgtcattttgcacggctgggaatcgaacttgcaaccttcagattactagcccgactccctaaccgctcagccacctgactccccattgttggttattgttgtttgttgttgatCCTCCAGGCAGATGATGTGTACTGGGTCTCCTGGTGGTCCCAACAGCAAGCAAGGGGTGTAGGAGGCAGCGTCTGGGTAAGTCACGGTCTGGGGGGGAATAACAGTTAGTATTGTCTATCACTGGACTGTAAATGATATGTCAGAGGATGGCAACCTTTTTGATCCTAGTCTCTGTCACCATGAAATGCTGAACTCTGAACTGGTTTTTATTTTCAGGTTACGGAAGAATACAACAAAAACATCTGAAATCTGTGCCTGTATATCATCCATGAACCCACACCAACATTCGTGCTTCCTCTTAACCGTCAGTGGCTGCGACTGTCACATCCTGTATCTTCACTGGAGCGACTGAACTGACTTTTCTCTGTCAGTCTGAACTTGTACCAAGGCACCAGGAAGCTGTTCTCTCCGCCAGTCTGAACTTGTACCAAGGCACCTGGAAGCTGTTCTCTTCGCCA of Osmerus mordax isolate fOsmMor3 chromosome 4, fOsmMor3.pri, whole genome shotgun sequence contains these proteins:
- the cecr2 gene encoding chromatin remodeling regulator CECR2 (The sequence of the model RefSeq protein was modified relative to this genomic sequence to represent the inferred CDS: added 15 bases not found in genome assembly); this translates as MIQHKEKEQQQRQLDPASSRSSQRPCDRRPGQDEDPLRAVEDVVQREEEVHRQALLAEQRREEERLLQEERHQEELERLKAVEERARRRKLREERAWLLSQGKDLPPELLHLEPHSPVRRARRTKEFYEIDDDYTALYKVLETLKAHKDAWPFLEPVDDSYAPNYHDLIQTPMDLSTIERKLNQGDYVAKEEFVADVKLMFENCMEYNGEDSEYTIMAESLERCFSRALLKHLPAEDADTDEEFHVSGEERERKEKRRSRGQKQAGPGSLIRATEQAQQRKRTAHGGKGSTPVEEQGGKPTHLPPPPHWASRPPHPHGLHPGQGHPGQGHPGQGHPGQGHPGQGHPGQGHPGQGHPGQGHPGSNVRPGMYHPGHQLHRPPGPPMYGQRMPMDPRSSYPGQGGHTPQPGDPSAHCMPPGYNMQHHMVDSHHHVGPRYQMGPDPRHLQPSPQPPYMGPTHGPSLGPRPLALQSGGLCTPPPEASMYPSRQRPEGHTMHPLGNRYPRPEGLGRHGYPSYCPPGMWPGMNHQGPERPAGGPGMQDPSMGNQLHYNPHGPPPPHHMPPKPWPEQAAHPGYPPHSAQYRMPTSVSSPGPMGPRALLGPQDSSRPRLASMLESPEMLALQQLSASSRPPAATPPQHMGNFQQQPPGPPQGVGSAPASHPAPHPPAHPEIQLLRPARDNGPDSQPATQPHATLPKGSTLDPKMATNQVPHVSRVHGDQERRPVPSPSRPSEGLQSPPPPAPSWDRGAQESRSREPLSEAPGHPGISDGHSQERETSRGQDALQGSPQPQNRPTPPPNGCSTAPAHPSNNGAPQGTRHPQDGSQQPTQNAQQQPAPQPGSSDSTAPQNAHQQFSRSALNPNLPPHLALNVHQPNPQNHPLQQLGHQQNPLQQGPPQPGPMHSMPQSAPPQGPKPTPPQPAPLTSLPPSHPAPQMAPQPSPADQGDQKPSEPTGRGDPGGGGGGSSGPQQHSNPGMVKTAAPNGIYRQQAFSPKPNTQLGGSVARQGPGPRGPSPGHNPAMPSQTQEQENGGMAQYASPPHGHYSQPMGRPMPPSQRQPYPNQTVHQAMASPHHSPARYHTYSQQGAVFPYHMAGQQHPQGSPNMYPPQYQQQHFYSQAQAQGTSQVGYPSDEWHRPQYQPRHPMPSANGRLKESSVSPLGSEGSSGGLLSPSPLPEVHHAGDGQDGGAGSPAKLARLEEGTERPESPKQILDLDSHNAASRRRGQHPSAAPAGYLYDPRTIHPGMQQGGAPPPHMMSRGPYQSQAYPRGPYASQRPHPHLMEALQRPQQLPYSPGQSHRMGLAVYRHPQAGGHYQGMMVQQRALAPEHYLHPGQMMCTGSPGGPNSKQGV